In Leifsonia sp. PS1209, the genomic stretch GTTGTCATCGGTTGTACCTCAGGTGCGTTTCGGTTCGGATTACTTGGTGGCTGCCGCTGCGGCGGACTGGGCTGCCTTGAGTGCGGCCTCCGGAGTCTGGGCGCCGCTCAGCGCGTTCTGCACCGCACCCCAGAGCTGCTGGGAGATCTTCGGGTACTTGGTGCCGAGGTTGTCGCTGGTGCGACCCTTGGCGGCCGCGACCGCGTCGACCCACGGCTGCAGTTCCGGGTTGGCCGCGACCTGCTCCTTCTGCGCTGCCGAGGTCGGAGCGATGTAGGAGAGGGTCGTGTCCGTCTTGACGAAGTTCTTCGTGCTCGTCAGGCAGTCCGCGATCTTCTTGGAGGTGGCGTAGCGGGCGGTGTCCTTCTGGACGGGGAGCGTCATGAACTCGCCGCCGGTCGGTGCGGCCGCCGCGCCTCCGTCGATGCCGGGAACCGTGAGGATGCCGTAGTCGATACCGGCCTTCTTCACGTTGCCCAGCTGCCAGGTGCCGTTCTCGCCGAACGCGAAGTCACCGGTGGCGAACTCCTGCCAGCTGGTGGTCTGCGTGTTGTTGATGACCGAGTTGGGCGCGTAGCCCTTCTTGACCCAGTCCGTCCAGAGCGTGAGGGCCTGGACGGCCTTGTCGGAGTCGAGCTTCTTCAGGTCGGCGCCGGAACCCCAGAACCACGGCAGGAACTGGAAGCTGCCCTCCTCCGTGCCGATGGCCGAGAAGGTGATGCCCTTCTTGCCGGCGGCCGTGACCTTCGCGAGAGCGTCGGTGAGGCTGTTCCAGTCCTTGACGGTGCTGATGTCGACCCCCGCGGTCTTCAGCACCGCCTTGTTGTAGTAGAGGGCGAGGGTGTTCGCGCCGATCGGCACGCCGTACGTCTTCCCGTCCACGACGCCCGCGGCAAGGATGTTCTTCTGGATGTCGGACGTGTCCAGCTTGTTCTCGCCGGTGTCGGTGAGG encodes the following:
- a CDS encoding extracellular solute-binding protein gives rise to the protein MITKKTSRLVGAAVVAAAIVAGVAACSGSGSGSSSSAGGTYTFWDPYPQFDASADWTKLVEQCGTDAGVTIKRTGYDTSDLTNKALLAGQQGNSPDLLLVDNPVVSTLADAGILTDTGENKLDTSDIQKNILAAGVVDGKTYGVPIGANTLALYYNKAVLKTAGVDISTVKDWNSLTDALAKVTAAGKKGITFSAIGTEEGSFQFLPWFWGSGADLKKLDSDKAVQALTLWTDWVKKGYAPNSVINNTQTTSWQEFATGDFAFGENGTWQLGNVKKAGIDYGILTVPGIDGGAAAAPTGGEFMTLPVQKDTARYATSKKIADCLTSTKNFVKTDTTLSYIAPTSAAQKEQVAANPELQPWVDAVAAAKGRTSDNLGTKYPKISQQLWGAVQNALSGAQTPEAALKAAQSAAAAATK